One Clostridia bacterium genomic region harbors:
- a CDS encoding DegV family protein: MIWFIVDSTFGIEKIYAEKNNVKIVNLRLNLDEKVYEEGTEQEWDTFFEAFEKSKSFPTTSQPNPQDYINAIESIRLEDPTSKIVVLTISETLSGTINSAKLACKNYKDIVIFDSGTTSVSARVAFEEIVNYSKDKTFEETVKAIPTILKNVYIYFIPKTMEYLKRGGRVGLLASVVATVLSIKPIFCFHYGKVSVPKKAIGIKMAIASAVGLVPQTFKRITACYIHSKENLPILLEKLTERFSLKKLEAFAVSPVLGSHIGMGTIGVIYLNNYTL; the protein is encoded by the coding sequence ATGATTTGGTTTATTGTTGATTCTACATTTGGAATTGAAAAAATATACGCTGAAAAAAACAACGTAAAAATTGTAAATCTTAGGCTTAACCTAGACGAAAAGGTCTATGAGGAAGGTACGGAGCAAGAGTGGGATACTTTTTTTGAGGCATTTGAAAAGAGCAAAAGTTTTCCTACCACAAGTCAGCCTAACCCACAAGACTACATCAACGCAATCGAGTCTATTAGGCTTGAAGACCCAACTTCTAAGATAGTGGTGCTTACCATTTCCGAAACGCTTAGCGGTACTATTAACTCGGCAAAACTTGCGTGCAAAAATTATAAAGATATTGTTATTTTTGACTCCGGCACAACTTCGGTTAGCGCCCGTGTCGCTTTTGAAGAAATTGTTAACTACTCTAAGGACAAAACATTTGAAGAAACTGTCAAGGCTATCCCCACCATTTTAAAGAATGTTTATATATATTTCATTCCAAAGACAATGGAATATTTAAAGCGTGGCGGACGAGTAGGGCTACTTGCCTCGGTTGTAGCTACCGTGTTAAGTATCAAACCTATATTCTGTTTTCACTACGGCAAAGTTTCCGTTCCCAAAAAAGCGATTGGCATCAAAATGGCGATTGCTAGCGCAGTTGGTCTTGTTCCGCAGACATTTAAACGCATAACAGCTTGTTATATTCACTCAAAGGAGAATTTGCCAATACTACTTGAAAAATTGACCGAGCGGTTTTCTTTAAAGAAATTAGAAGCTTTCGCTGTTAGCCCGGTGCTAGGCTCTCACATCGGCATGGGTACAATCGGCGTAATTTACCTCAACAACTACACATTATAG